In Bufo gargarizans isolate SCDJY-AF-19 unplaced genomic scaffold, ASM1485885v1 original_scaffold_924_pilon, whole genome shotgun sequence, one genomic interval encodes:
- the LOC122924238 gene encoding helix-loop-helix protein 2-like has protein sequence MMLSPEQVDSDQPSAQSESDSAVSEIKGGSVSEAEGEGRRTPCLLPQLSREEKRRRRRATAKYRSAHATRERIRVEAFNVAFAELRRLLPTLPPDKKLSKIEILRLAICYISYLNHVLDV, from the coding sequence ATGATGCTCAGTCCAGAGCAGGTCGATTCGGACCAACCATCAGCGCAGTCGGAGTCGGACTCGGCAGTCAGCGAGATCAAAGGGGGCAGCGTGTCTGAAGCAGAGGGAGAAGGTCGTAGGACTCCATGTCTCCTTCCTCAATTAAGCCGTGAGGAGAAACGGAGGAGAAGACGAGCCACAGCAAAGTACCGCTCAGCGCATGCAACTCGAGAGCGCATCCGCGTGGAAGCCTTCAACGTGGCGTTCGCTGAGCTTCGGCGACTTCTGCCGACCCTGCCCCCCGACAAGAAGCTGTCAAAGATTGAGATCCTGCGTTTGGCCATCTGCTACATCTCCTACCTCAACCACGTGCTGGACGTCTAG